atgatgaattagCTTCAAAAAtcgggtagattcatgaaacactctgACAATTTATGAAGAAATTTATGAGACAATTTATgaagtttatgaaattttgttAGATGAAGTACAGGCAATTGGACATGCCCATatccctttttcattttgtatgaCGAGGAGGCCTTCAAATTAGTGGCCTGCTAGCCCTGACGATCAAGCCTAAAGGGGATAATAATAGCATGGGGAAACCTCAGGGTGGTGACAGTCGAACCGGGGATTTCACTTGGATGAACATATGAGCAGTGGGCCGCTTTAATATAATCTATTAGTTTACAGGTAAAGCAATCTACATCGCTTAAAAAGCCTCTCACACACATGGGTTAGAATAACAAATTCATAGCGATGGACGGAATATTCATCGGAAGAGTCTGAGAAGTGAAGCAGTTTTACATTGAGGGCACTAGAAAATGGCCACTGTCAACCTGGCAGTACTTTGTGATCAACCTCTATGCCTTGCATTTTGAGGTTGAGCAAAAAGATACGGAAACAAATCCTCTTGTATAATTAATAAAacagccaaaaaagaaaatatttcttttttgattctTTGCTGCATAGAGTCAATTGAAAGTGCTGGCTAAGTCAAATTGCAGCTTCTTTActgagagagaagaggggaagcagaaaaaagtaagaagaaaaGACTCATTCTTTGCATCAATATCAAAGTGTGGCCATCTTAATTCAACTGGTCATCATCAAGATATATTTATTCATGTTCAAGGGAATAACCTTATCATGACTTCTTAGTCATTCACTTGAATTATTTTTACATGCAGAACGTGGCAGAGAAGGGAAACTCTTATTCTACAAAAATGAGTTCACTTCTTGAACTGCATGCATATCCCTGGAAGGAAATAGCTCAAAGAAGTGGTCCCTGCTCACCCGGAATCCAAAGTTGCTTAAAGAAGTGACAGCAGCTGCTACAGATGCATGTTGGACGTTCTGAATTATTAGCTTTAACTGGCTATAGTACAGGTTCATTTCACAGCCTGTTGTACATTGAGAGCATATCACTTAGTTTCCTTGCTTCAGATTCTAATTTGTCAAAATTCCTTGAGCTGCTCATCCTCCAGCGCCAGTTCCCAAACTGTTTCATAGAACaggagaaaaacaaatggaaattGCTAATGAGTGACTCAAGTATGAACTTAGATAAATTCCTCATTTTGCAACTGAGCAGCAACAAAAATGGATCAGAATTAAATGTTCTCGATGCATGTTCTTAAGTGAATAATTTTTGGCACGATAACCAACCATACTGAGAttgataataaataaaaaaaaaatatgaacatgttGGAATGAGAAAATGGTAGGGATATAAGTGTTCCGATTATTGCAGTAACAATTTTCACAAGAAAAACCTTCATATTTGTCCAACTTGGAAAGGGCAGGCAAAAGAGAATACAAATGCTGCCACCATATTTAATAGCAGAATGACAAAACTTTTAACATAGACCATAAAATCGTTTCTTCCTACCTGTGTGGCTGGTGTATTCATCCTTGCTGAATTATCAAGTTCAAGGACATCTTGCATGGGTATTATGACAGTTCGTGCAACTGATGATACAGCAGCTTCCATTAATGCCCATGAGCTGTGACTCTCTTCAGTTAGGTGAAGGTATTTCCGTACCTAAAACAGGAGTAAATATAACTTGAATGGGTATAACACATATTACCACCTCGAGAAAAGCAAAAATGCCTATCGCAAAGGcaaaaaactcaaatttggaCTTCTTATAAACTCCCATATAAGCGCATTCCTGGAGTGCATGCCACCAGTGATATGGGAACCAAACCAAGTTCCTCGAACAAGTTGAGAATAAATTTATCTTAGATCAAGTCACAGTAGGCCTATAATGAACCTTGAAGTCCTTAACATATTCACCAGAAGAAGAAACTTACGTTTGACTTCTCATTTTCTCCCAAGTTCTCCCACCAGCCAACAGCCTGTAAAAGCATACATCTGAAGGCAGTAATTGCATTGCTCAAAGGAGATGATTCTTAGAAATGGACAGATGTGTATAATGATGATGTCGTATGTTTAAGTTTGAGTCAAATGAGCTAACATAAAAAATGGTTTATGCAGcaagttttggagccaaaaagAACACCCAGAAAAGTGCTGCTCGACTACAATAAGAGATCATACCGTGTCATTATCATGAGTTCCAGTGTATACAACTTGATTGACTTCATGATTATGAGGCAGGTGTGGATTATCTGATCTACTTCCAAAAGCTACCACGAAAAATATAGTTAGATATTATAATGacatgatacacacacacacacacacacacaaacatatatatcagaaacaaaaatacttattttataGCATAAGCTAGCTGCAAAAATTACCAAATTGAAGAACAGCCATTCCGGGAGCCCCAATCGCTTTCCTCAACTTAACAACATCCTCGGTGATTACCCCCTGTAGTAAAGATCTAATACATGTAAACCATGATATCACTTAATTATGGTATGAATAGATATATGGGGTGGTGCCACAACATCTATGTCATCTAGAAAATTTTTGTCTGAAAAAAATCCTCTAGATGCCACAAATTCCAGCTTATCTAGTCAGATCTTGATTCTGAAGTGTACCTACAATTTTCCCAAGGTTatgtaatttttataaaatgtgCAAGTAGCATCTCTTCATTCTAGACgaataaatctttgaaaccaagtTGTTTTCCAGCACTTAGACATCTCCAACAAAGAGTAGCTTACTTGGTGGAGTTACATTTCAATCAACTGAGTCAAATTTTACAGACCCTTAAGGTGAAAGTATTGAATTTTTCACCgtattgaaaaaattaaatcaagtaatgCCTTTTAGGAAAATTATCTTAAATAGTAAGACCGATGGGCTTTATGCAAATTTCACCATATGTAGCTGCTAATAACCTACCAAGTCTTCAGCAATTATACTGATATCTCCAATTGCATTGGCTATTGCTTCAAATAAGGCTTCTCTTGGTCCAGCCTGTTTCCAAATCCAGATATTAGCACAAACCAGTGTGGAAAGAAGAGTTAACAAGAAGCAACTAACCTTCCAGGTTCCAGCCAATGCAATCTTGGCTTCTGTAGATATTCACTATGTCAGTATCTGCCACATCTCATCAGTTGCACCAGTCAAATACTATCTCCCTAAAATCTACATGACAGTTAGATGTTACCAGAAGGAACGGCCCAGTATCCAGCAAATCCCCGAAAATGATCGATCCgaaattcatcaaaaagatCATATGCGCGCTCTATTCGCTGTATCCACCAAGTGAAACCATCCTTTTCCATTGCTTGCCAGTCATATAAAGGACTATCAAACAGATAGAGgaaaaaatttagatgtatACATGAGTAAAATCAAGCACAACATAAGAACATTGAGAAACTTGGTTCCTTCTGCCCTAAAAAGTATTGCATGCAGTCGATGTCATTGATATATTGACAAATAAACTGAGAACAGAggtattttttatatatatattttgcagaTGTTTTCTGCAATGTTTGAGCTActtgatatttgatttattgtATTCATAAATGTATGAGGTAATCCATTTTCATATACCAGTTCTATTAATGAGATATAGAATTGTAAAGAGGGTAAAACCTCATCAGGCCTAAGTTTATTTCTATCATTCCATCCGTATCCTTAATAGAAAATACAACACCATGACCATCAGCAATGCAAAATTTGAACTTCACTTTTGTCCAACCAGAGTAATCCACCAGAAAAACATCATTGATCAtttgaatttttgcaaaattttctgaATAAATTTagtaattgatttttaaatactATGCATAAAACTTCATTGATAAGCTTGCATTTGCAACACTTTGTCACGGACTCACGGTTGTTGACGAATTGTATGAATTATGAAATAACTTCCTTTAATGGCATGTGACAGAATagtttgccttacgatttttattatttttttaaataaaactcctgtagtttgactttgaccTTTCCAGGATATTATCTTCAATATGCatgaaaatatttaatttgaaactAAAATCCACGGTTTATAGGCACAAGATGCACTAAATGATTTTAGTAGAGGGAGTATCGCAAAATTGTTATATTGTTCTAAGATTTTCTGAGAAAACTTGTCAAATAAGTTATCAAGACTGAAAAATATCTGACAATGGTATTTGTACAATTAACTCTAATATGATCAATCGTAGAAATGATTCTCTTGAAGTATACATAACACAAGACAATGTACAGTGACTACCTGCCCCAAAGTTGGCCAGTTTCACTGAATGCATCAGGAGGCACACCACTAACAAGAAGAGGAAATCCTTTCCTGTTCTGTATGTGGAAAGTGAAAATTGTAAAACAGTCTCTATGTTACTTATTAGTTGAGGGGATTCAATTTCCAGACAGGGTATTACTTACCagcaaaaattttcttttgtttgccCAAACATCTGCACTATGGTAACCTACATAAATTGGCATGTCGCCCATGATGGAAATCCCTTTGGATTTGGCATATTGATGAACTGCTTGCCATTGCCTTTGAAACAAAAACTGCTGAGCGATAAATATATCTATCTGCAAAGCATACAAAAAAGATGTGAGGCATTCATGATCCGCTATGTATTAATAACTAAGAAAACTTTAAAGAAATTCAAAGACCCCAAAGGTAGCTTTAACTAAGACTTACaaattttttgtgtgtttggTAAATTTCTTCTAAGGCTACAAGATGACGATCCTTCAAAGGTTCAGGCCATTCATACCAAGTCAATGTATTGAGAGTATTGTCAATGGCTGCGAAAAGAGCTGCATCCTCAATCCAACCTGGAAAAGGCCTCCACATTAGCCTTGATGCCTAAACGGCCAAGGAGCTTGTAGAAATCCAGGTTAGCagaaaaatatttgttcaaCTACATCCtttaaaagatattttcaaattattatGTGTTTACAAGCTTATTTTAAATGAAACACTAAAaccaataaaatatttaaaaatatactGCAAGACAAATTTTTCCTGTTTTGAAACTTCCATGGCTTTTAGCAAAATTAGTCCAATTTCTGCAGGTCACACATGCAATTATCCATGTGCTTCATGCAACCATGGTCCATGTGGACCATGCGTTTCTTTGAGGCAGGTATTTGTATAAGTATATGCCTCTGGCTGTTGCATAATAAGAATGATTAGAAGCATTTTTCATCCCCTTCATCACCTTGCTTGGCATTGTTTAGTAAATCATTAGAGGCAAAATAGCCAGCCACAAGGAGACAAGCAAACAAACAGGCATCAATGTAAAACACTTTTATGGCATTGGACAATCTGGGACTTGTGCACAATCAGCATAGGAGAGGTGATTTATGCAAACTGCAAAGCAGATCCACAATAAGTGACAAACACCAGCCTAATGAGAAGGTCAATCAGCTGACGAATAGGTCCAGTGTCAGGGTCTAATAAATTACCTGAAATTTCTGGTGCTTTTCGGAAGGCTTCAAATTGCTTTTTCAGTTCTCCATCACCTAAAACAAGCCTTTCTGCAGCCTGCAGATGAGCTAGAAAGAAATAAATCATTTTACTTAATTCTTTCCACAATCGTTCTGGGACCAGGAAATTTACATTTCTTGTCATTCAAGACTGGGTACTAGATTAAATACTGGGGAAATCCATCAAGGTAACAGCAAGGAAAATATACAGAAACATcctcaaaaatataaaataaaatgtccAAGAATACACTAACCAAGTTTGAAAGGATAATATATTACAGTCGAGAGAATCTAGAGAGAAATTTCGAAGTAGCATTTGCATGCCAACCGCTCATAATACTTTTGAGTTTATGCAAAGAAGTAGGTAGAGAAATTACAACCATTTTGCTATAAATACAATAGAAGAAGGTAAGTTTCAT
This window of the Nymphaea colorata isolate Beijing-Zhang1983 chromosome 2, ASM883128v2, whole genome shotgun sequence genome carries:
- the LOC116248016 gene encoding 4-alpha-glucanotransferase, chloroplastic/amyloplastic, which gives rise to MAFSVHHHSLCPLPSSPPATKQPQFRKGLSLLLKTGRGFKLAATSSSLRDVSQFAVGEDLPADYGEWYPRKDPKDRRRAGILLHPSSLTGPHGIGDLGSEAFRFLDWLHSTGCSVWQVLPLVPPGRKGGEDGSPYAGQDANCGNTLLISLEELVKDGLLKEEELPEPMDEEYVRFADVADVKDPLIAKAAERLVLGDGELKKQFEAFRKAPEISGWIEDAALFAAIDNTLNTLTWYEWPEPLKDRHLVALEEIYQTHKKFIDIFIAQQFLFQRQWQAVHQYAKSKGISIMGDMPIYVGYHSADVWANKRKFLLNRKGFPLLVSGVPPDAFSETGQLWGSPLYDWQAMEKDGFTWWIQRIERAYDLFDEFRIDHFRGFAGYWAVPSEAKIALAGTWKAGPREALFEAIANAIGDISIIAEDLGVITEDVVKLRKAIGAPGMAVLQFAFGSRSDNPHLPHNHEVNQVVYTGTHDNDTAVGWWENLGENEKSNVRKYLHLTEESHSSWALMEAAVSSVARTVIIPMQDVLELDNSARMNTPATQFGNWRWRMSSSRNFDKLESEARKLSDMLSMYNRL